AGTCTTATTATTACCTTCGATGAATTGAGTCTAATTGTATTCCCACATGCCAATACAGGTGATCTTTGAATAGTACATAGGTAGACCCATTAGGGGATAGTCGGTAATGCAAGATTATTTCATAATAACTTAAATTACTATAATCCATAGTATAAGAAGTGAGGATGTTATGAGTAATTCACTTTATTATGGAGACAATCTTGACGTACTACGTAGAAAAATTCGCGATGAGACGGTTGACCTCTGTTATATCGATCCTCCATTCAACTCTAAAAGAACCTACAATCAAATCTATAATAATTTTGGCCAAGAAGATAAGGCTCAAGCTCAAGCATTTATCGATACTTGGAAATGGGATGATCATTCAAATAGCGGGTTAGCCCAAATCTTTGATAATACTCATGGTTTATATCCATCACAGTGTATAGAATTAATTAATGGACTCCTAAAGGTACTAAGAAAAGGCAGTATGCTTGCCTATTTAGTAAATATGACCCTTCGTATCGCAGAAATTCATCGAGTATTAAAACCATCAGGAACATTCTTTCTCCATTGTGATCCTACGGCAAGTCACTATCTGAAACTTATTCTTGATACTATATTTGTTTCTCAAGGTGGCGAATTTCAGAATGAGATTATTTGGTGTTATTCAATTGGTGGGAAATCAAGCAAACGATTTGCAGAAAAACATGATGTTATACTTTTTTATACAAAGTCAAATGATGATACCCACACATTTAATAGACAAGGTGCTATCATTCCCCGCAAACCAAACAGTCATATGAAAGTACGTTCTACGGCTGATGGGAGACTATATCAAGAAAAAACTGATAAAAAATCAGGAAAAGTATATCGTTATTTTCTTGATGATGGGAAAATTGCTGAAGATTGGTGGATAGATATTGAAACCTTAAATAGAGGAGATAGTGAGCGATTAGGATATCCTACGCAGAAACCTGAACGCCTTCTGGAACGCATTATTGGAACATTTAGCAATGAAGGTGATTGTATTTTTGATGCTTATTGTGGATGTGGTACTACTATTAATGTTGCCCAACGATTAGAACGGAAATGGATTGGAATTGATATTACATATCAAAGTATAGGATTAATTTTACGACGTTTAGAAGACTCATTTGGAACACAGTCCGTTACAAATATTCAGCTTTCTGGTGTGCCGCGAGACATGGATGGAGCTAGGGCATTAGCGAATAAAAAAGACGATCGCACTCGTAAAGAGTTTGAGAAATGGGCAGTTCTTACATTTTCTAATAATAGAGCAGTCATTAATGATAAAAAAGGAGCTGATCATGGTATTGATGGTAAAGCTTTTGTTCAAGAATCGATGAATAATCAGAGACCTATTGTATTTTCTGTTAAATCAGGTCATAACTTGAATGTATCAATGGTTCGCGATTTACATGGTGTTATTGCAAGAGAGGATGCTGCGGCGGGTATCTTGATTACTCTTGAACCACCTACAAAACCAATGAGTCATGAAGCAAAAGCCGCAGGAACGTATCAAAATCCCTATATGAGTAATCCATTTGATCGAATTCAATTAGTGAGTGTTGAATCTATTCTCCAAGGAGAACGGCTTCGGTTACCATTAACTCATGAGGTTCTTAAACGCGCAGAGACTTATTCAGCAGGAGAAAACTTATCTTTTGGGCTATAAACCCTATAATGTATAGCAGTCATACATTCTCATAACAAGCGGGTTTATTTATAAATTTAATGCTGATTATTGAAAATTTGCAATCAGTGATTTCATTACTACGCACTCGAGAACTTGATATGACATAAGTTGTGATATAGCGGCGGTATAGCTCGTTTCGGAGGAGCCGCTGCCATTGCTGGAGATGGTGGTGGCGAAGTCTGCTATTCGCGATTAAATAAACACGACAGCTATCTTATCAATAAGGTAGCTGTCGTGTTTAAATTTAGGACTTTAAAGTGATATCCTTTTCGAAAGGATTATATGTTCCTTGGGTTGCTTCAATAAGAAATGGTTTGATGAGTTCCTCTGCAATTCCAAGAATATTACTTTGTACAACTAAAGCACTATGCTGGGCTATTGTTTCAAATGAATCTCTTTCCATTATAGGAGAATCATAGCTTTGTCCACGAAATACCTTACTTCCCTGAATTCCTTCGATACGTAAACCGATATTGAGATTCCCTATATATCCCGCTTGTTGATATAAGTGATTTGCTATCCATAAAGTTTGAACCAATATTTTAGCTATACCCGCCTCGAAGAGGAAAAACCAATCCTCTCCTTTCTCCGAAATTCTCCCACAGCATATATATATTGAACCATCATGATGAACATTGACTGATATATTAGAGGCTAATATATCATGATTTTTAGCTGGATCAGAACCTCTATAAGCACGAAATTTCCAGCCTTCAATGATACGTTTATCATTTTGTACTCCATCAATAAAAGATGGATTAAAACCTATGTTGAAATTGTAGGCCTGATGAGCTTTGGCTACCAGTTCATAAAAAGATCTATTCCAATCTGCATCATTAAAACGAGGAATACCTGAAAACACTTGGGTAAATCCTTGGGTTGGTTTGATAGCAATATACATTCTTCCATAATCTGGATGAGGAGGAATGTCGAGTATCTTTACAGCATCCTTAATGATCTCTCTCGCACTTGTTTCTCCAGCAAGACGACGCTGATAGAGACGTGCAATATCACCTTCGTTTAATGGAATGTTACCCCGCGAACTCCGTCCATAAAATCGATTCTCTTGTTTAACCGTAACCTGATGCGGCGCAAAGGGCGATGATGGAATTATCACAACGATATATCCCTTCAGCGGATCTGCTTCTGCGGAAAAAGCAGATATATGAATTTTGAGCGGTGGTTGCAGACTGTACATTGCTATTTGAGCCAGTTTTTCTGGAACGCCGTCTAAATCGATTGGAGTAAGGATTTTTAATTGACCATTCTCTTCGCCAATACCGTAAATAATCACACCACCATCATTCGCCATAGCAGCAAAATCTTTGGCGATCTCTACAGATTTGCTCGCAATTTGCTGTTTCGCATCAAAGGTTGCCGACTCTTCAATACCTTGGTCAATGGCTTGTTGCAATTCTGCTTCAGTTTTTGGAATCCACATAGATACCTCGTTATTAATTTCTAAAGAGCTATTATTCTGTCGCTATGCACGGTTTAACATTGACGCTAATAAATAGCTAAGCGTAAATTTCGTTTACGCTTAGCTATCTCTTTTAAATCAAATCTGACATAACATCCACCAGATCTTCCCAGTGTTTTTGCAGATCGATTTTAGATATCTCTTTCAATACTTGCCTTTCTATTAACAAGTATGCTAGTTTATAACTAACCTTCAAAGCAAACTCCTTAAGTTTGTTTTGCTGATATACTGTAGTATTGGATTTGGTGAAAATCCCTTGTTGATCTGCGACAGGACTAAATTTCGCAGTGGTACCATCCGACTTTAAAACCTTGGTGTTTGCAGCACTAAGGTTTTTTCTTCTTTTAGGTTCATGCCGTTGCTTGTACTTTTTCGATCGTTTTTTCATATGAATTCCTTTTGATGATTATTTAAGCTAAACACTTAGGTTTAGTTCGTGGCTAGTCATATACGGCTCCTTATTAGATTACGAAATTTACAAGTGTGAGTAATTTATAGATTACATAATGACTCCTTTTCTGATTTTAGATACAAAAAAACCCGCAAAGATTTTCACTAAATCTTTACAGGCTTTATTAGATATAAAATCTAATTGTAAAGACGTGATCATACACAATATTTGCGGTACGATCCGTCAAATGGAATAGGTGATAAACCTATATTTCAATGGTAGCGTTATTTTTTATTCCTGTCAAGTGCTATTTTGAAACAAATATTCTATATCTTTGCCTCAAACCACCCTGCCCTTAAAAAGCGATGCGGCTGCTGAATGCGTTGGCCATGTTTTGTATACTGGGCTGTCCAGATCGGCGTGAGAATACCTGACTCACGCACATCATCAATCGTGGCGATCAGCAATTGGCTCCCGGGCCAGCCGATTTCCCATGCATCGAGCACTGCCCGTTTGCGACGTTCGCTCGGCACGGTAAAGGCAATCAGCGGCCATTGATAGCGACCTTCCCAATACTTCGAGCGATACAACTCTCCATAGGAGTGGGCTTTGCCCGTGATAATACTCAGCTCCTCAGTTCCCCGATCAATCTCGATCGCATAAAGTTGATCGATCTGCCCCTGTTGTTGGCCAATCCCAAGCCACGGATACAACGACGAGCGCTCGCAATCGGGCTTCGTCGCATCAGCCCAGCGGCGCACCACGACAATCCCATCAGCGCGTGGCCGTGCGGTTGGGCCTAAGTCCATCTCAATATAACTGCTCATGCCGACAATACCAGGCACATATGGTAGCGATTGAATCAAACTGGTGATAACCTCGGCATACTCAATTTGATGTTCAGCCTGGTGCTGCGGATTAAACATCGTGGGTGCAAGTCGCTCACTGCCTTCTTCAAGCATGGGTAAGGCCTGTTTGACGATCTCCCAGCCGAGCGGCGTGAGACTATATAGGCGGCCATGGCGCGTCCAGCCGATTGCACCACGCGGATCATAGCCATGCGATTGAAAGTGTTCGCAGTAGGTCAGTAATTTCGCATCAACCAGTTTGACCAACGTGCGATTGACCGTTTGAATCGTCACGGTAAACGGATGCCCCCAGGCTGTGCGTAGGTGACGCGAGAGTAATCGGCCAAGCCGAGCAACGAGCACGAGGATCTGCATTTCGATGGGATTCAAGCCAATGGGTGTTGAAAATACCATACAACTATCTCCTCATAATCATAATGGTAGCTGCGCAGCCGGTTAAAGAATGTCGGCACGACCAAATGACCAATTTAGGCGATTCTAATGCGCTATTTTTTGCTTGGCGATTTGTAGGCCGTCTGAATGCGAAATGAATACGATTTGAACACGATGTGAACATATACGCCGAGGGAAAAGATGGTGCGAGCAAAAGAAACGCCATTAGCAAATAACGCATCTGCCAACGGCGTTTTTGTAATAGATGAATTCCTATATTCGATAGTATTTGATTATTTTCAATGATAATGAAAATAATCATGAGATGTCGGATTGTTCAATCAGTTGTTTAATCTGGCGGATTTGTTCTTGACGGCGCTTGCGTTTACCGCCTAAAGTGTCAATAATTTCGTTGCCACTTTTCTGCTCAAGGAGCAATTTGGTAATCGCGACAATATCCTCGATACTGGTTCCCTCAATCGCGGTAGTTTCGCTGGTTCCCTCGGTTCCCACGCTTGAATTGTTCTCTTTTTGCTCTTGGGTACTAGGGTACTGCCATACAACACTCTGATTAATTGGCTGAAGTGACAATGCATAGGCAGGCTCACGATCACACCAAAACCATTTACTATTCCACTCAACGGCTGCTGGCCATGATAGTGACGAAGATGCTTTCATTTTCTCTACAGCCCGATCGCCGATTGCTACCCATAAGAGATTATCGAGTGCTTCACTATCACCCTCAATTCCTAACGGATTGACCAATGTGGTTTGGGTTACGACGATAAGATGCATTCGGTATTTGGCAGCTTGGCGAAGCATTTCACCAACAAAGCGCCGAGCAATTGGTACTTTGGGTTTTGCCGATGATCCATCTTCGCCATGCACCTTACTCATCACATCAGGTGCTTCTTCGAGTACGATCGTAATAGGATCAAACTCAATTACCCCTTTTGAAGCAGCTTCCTTGCGTGCTTGGAGTTCCTCAAGAAGTATCTTCATGACATGGTTAATCTCGCCATACGCCTGAACTTGTGACAACCCACCATAGTCATTTGGTCGGGCATGCGAGTTGAGAATCACCAGCTGGTGTCCATCAATCGAACGTAAGTAGGTCAAAGCCATACTAAGTATCGATTTTCCTTGTCGTGATGGTCCGGCAATCCCAATATGTGGTCGCTTCCCGAGCAGCTCCAGCAGTGCAGGCCACATATAGATTGATGGCTGATCGTCGATAGATGAAGCAACAACACCTTTGGTTGATGATTTTGCGATTGGTGTTACTGTCACAGGTTTTGTTTGCCCACTCGATTGACCTGGTATCGAGAGTGCTGGTCGTCGTTTTGCTGGAGGAGTTCGTGCATGCCACCAGAGAAATGTACCTACAAAACTACAGGCAAAAAGAAATATTGTTGGATAAAGCCAAGGGGAGTTAATATCCATCGTGCTCCTCCTTTGATGTAGCTCCAAACGCCAAATACTCGGGCCACCGAGCAGAGACAATTCCAATTGCTAATCCTAGCGCCCATGCTATCAATCGTGCGGTTATGCCTGTGCTCAGCTTGTATGCGATTTGATAAAACAGCCAATCACACCATTTGTAGGCGGTAATAATGGCATCGGGAGCCAGAAAGCTTACGTAGCCCCACCCTGAACGCCGTAAGGTGTACATTTGTCCCACAAAGAGAAAGAAGGCTAGCCCAAGCCCTGCAAAGATTCCTCGGAGATCGCGTTGGCCCCAGAGCCAATATTGAAAATCGCTCATTGTTGAGACGGTGGTCACAATACTATTGCCCCAACCAATTGTGCAGGCGATCCCCTTTACGAGTTTGCGACTGGGGTCGAGGCGGCGTAGATCGAATAACACATCGGTAGTCATCGTGTTCTCCTTTGGTATACTAGCGCTGCATCACTTTGGTGTTCTCCTGTGATGCACGCCGCCGATGGTGGTGCATCGGCGGCACTTTATCCTTATTAATTAAGTATTGGTTTCATTGATATCCGGTGGAGATTCTGTTTGTGCATCAGCGGCAGAGTTTGACTGAACTGTCACACACTGGTATTCGATGAGATAAAGATCGGCATAGCGCTGCAATGGTGCGTCATAGTAAGCTCGGCCAACAGGCTGTGCTCCTCGTTTAAGCCGATAACCCATCTTTGTAATTTGGGTTTTGGTGCGCAAGGTCATCCCAACTCGTTCAAGAAGGGGAATCCAATGCTCCCGCTGCCCTGATCCCCACGTGAATCGATTTCCTTCTAATCCTTGGGCTACATCGTTTAGCACCCGTCGAATAACTTCAATTCGTTGTTTGGCGGTATTTGGTGATCCCATAAAACCTCATACATCATATTCAAGGTAGGGGTCGTCAGTTATAGGGTCTGGCGTGCTCTGGTTTTGTTCAACAGAAGTTGAACAATTGGCTAACGCTTGTTCAACGTTTCCAGTAAGTAATTCCATTAATTTGCTGCGAATTGCTTCATCATTGATTCGGGCAAGGCTTGCCATAATATCGGCAGCGAATAAACGAATATCTTTGCCACTGGCATGCAGTCCAATAATGAT
The DNA window shown above is from Chloroflexota bacterium and carries:
- a CDS encoding restriction endonuclease, coding for MSNSLYYGDNLDVLRRKIRDETVDLCYIDPPFNSKRTYNQIYNNFGQEDKAQAQAFIDTWKWDDHSNSGLAQIFDNTHGLYPSQCIELINGLLKVLRKGSMLAYLVNMTLRIAEIHRVLKPSGTFFLHCDPTASHYLKLILDTIFVSQGGEFQNEIIWCYSIGGKSSKRFAEKHDVILFYTKSNDDTHTFNRQGAIIPRKPNSHMKVRSTADGRLYQEKTDKKSGKVYRYFLDDGKIAEDWWIDIETLNRGDSERLGYPTQKPERLLERIIGTFSNEGDCIFDAYCGCGTTINVAQRLERKWIGIDITYQSIGLILRRLEDSFGTQSVTNIQLSGVPRDMDGARALANKKDDRTRKEFEKWAVLTFSNNRAVINDKKGADHGIDGKAFVQESMNNQRPIVFSVKSGHNLNVSMVRDLHGVIAREDAAAGILITLEPPTKPMSHEAKAAGTYQNPYMSNPFDRIQLVSVESILQGERLRLPLTHEVLKRAETYSAGENLSFGL
- a CDS encoding ATP-binding protein — encoded protein: MWIPKTEAELQQAIDQGIEESATFDAKQQIASKSVEIAKDFAAMANDGGVIIYGIGEENGQLKILTPIDLDGVPEKLAQIAMYSLQPPLKIHISAFSAEADPLKGYIVVIIPSSPFAPHQVTVKQENRFYGRSSRGNIPLNEGDIARLYQRRLAGETSAREIIKDAVKILDIPPHPDYGRMYIAIKPTQGFTQVFSGIPRFNDADWNRSFYELVAKAHQAYNFNIGFNPSFIDGVQNDKRIIEGWKFRAYRGSDPAKNHDILASNISVNVHHDGSIYICCGRISEKGEDWFFLFEAGIAKILVQTLWIANHLYQQAGYIGNLNIGLRIEGIQGSKVFRGQSYDSPIMERDSFETIAQHSALVVQSNILGIAEELIKPFLIEATQGTYNPFEKDITLKS
- a CDS encoding replication-relaxation family protein, with translation MVFSTPIGLNPIEMQILVLVARLGRLLSRHLRTAWGHPFTVTIQTVNRTLVKLVDAKLLTYCEHFQSHGYDPRGAIGWTRHGRLYSLTPLGWEIVKQALPMLEEGSERLAPTMFNPQHQAEHQIEYAEVITSLIQSLPYVPGIVGMSSYIEMDLGPTARPRADGIVVVRRWADATKPDCERSSLYPWLGIGQQQGQIDQLYAIEIDRGTEELSIITGKAHSYGELYRSKYWEGRYQWPLIAFTVPSERRKRAVLDAWEIGWPGSQLLIATIDDVRESGILTPIWTAQYTKHGQRIQQPHRFLRAGWFEAKI